The following proteins are co-located in the Colletotrichum lupini chromosome 4, complete sequence genome:
- a CDS encoding LPXTG-domain-containing protein, which translates to MGGRTTGPSPAWDAALYPIWLRLPNACYAVSLTTILFLQLQMAPPPPARVNGGDGIGLTMAARSALLLLTTIVPACVSALQVTPNSPCASFCLDSNSLDASDPNSSNTKGKDITCVDEDYKTGAAGQKYQQCLSCLQDSTFVQGSENDQDWFLYNMRYSFDYCIFGYPNATGVGSNPCQTSTACGALEAALTDGELDPTKSSQYAYCDADGGAMLGSAYDKCLSCVRAGGEHYYLSNYLVALGAGCQQRPSPGTLVGLNDTVFTKGIITVVDPKDAVDADKAQTPTLPMTAIVGIVIGAIVALLLAAGCTFIQCRKRRARRQGRGINPELSRRAKGHRPASSLSFRCQTHLTPKEPNFFSVEEEEAQNEKHYYESMHQQQQQDMAPSPVSKPSLWMPHNSITSFTAADHIPYTDKKPSQKEPFALANITTSLPIIPVKAHSPKYNMASPQDEYATPTSTTSAAPLLSFRPYVPSEHGFSTPSIGNAAASFSPSTTYASPTSGTTASPLLSQAGWPAPAPAHNRHIHTESSPPPLVSDASKTIPGIVRDLARPLPKRVTSLGGSPVESYKIQVAFPPPPPHKKR; encoded by the exons ATGGGCGGCAGGACGACGGGCCCGTCTCCGGCTTGGGACGCCGCTCTCTACCCTATCTGGCTGCGTTTGCCAAATGCTTGCTACGCCGTATCTCTTACT ACCATCCTGTTCCTGCAGCTGCAGATGGCCCCCCCGCCCCCTGCTCGAGTGAATGGTGGAGATGGGATCGGC CTCACAATGGCCGCTCGATCcgccctccttctcctcaccACAATCGTACCGGCCTGTGTATCAGCACTACAAGTTACGCCCAATTCGCCATGTGCATCCTTCTGTCTGGACTCCAACAGCCTCGATGCCTCGGACCCCAACTCGTCCAACACCAAGGGCAAGGACATTACTTGTGTGGACGAGGATTACAAGACAGGGGCCGCCGGACAGAAATACCAGCAGTGTTTGAGCTGTCTTCAGGACAGCACCTTTGTTCAGGGCAGTGAGAACGACCAAGACTGGTTTCTGT ACAACATGAGGTACTCTTTCGACTACTGCATCTTTGGGTACCCCAATGCCACCGGCGTAGGCTCCAACCCCTGCCAGACGTCTACGGCGTGTGGCGCGTTAGAGGCTGCTCTCACAGACGGTGAATTGGACCCAACAAAATCATCGCAGTACGCATATTGCGATGCGGATGGCGGTGCCATGCTAGGTTCAGCTTACGACAAGTGCTTGTCGTGTGTAAGAGCAGGTGGTGAACACTACTATCTCTCAAACT ATCTCGTTGCCCTTGGAGCAGGCTGCCAGCAAAGACCAAGCCCAGGCACACTAGTCGGCCTCAACGACACCGTCTTCACAAAGGGCATCATCACCGTCGTCGACCCAAAGGATGCAGTAGATGCCGACAAAGCTCAAACTCCCACCCTGCCAATGACGGCCATTGTGGGCATCGTCATAGGAGCCATCGTGGCACTCCTCCTAGCTGCCGGCTGCACCTTCATCCAGTGCCGTAAGCGCAGGGCACGTAGACAAGGCCGCGGCATCAACCCAGAGCTCTCTCGCCGCGCAAAGGGCCACCGCCCAGCCTCATCTCTCTCCTTCCGCTGCCAGACGCATCTCACACCAAAGGAACCAAACTTCTTCTCCgtcgaggaggaagaggcgcAAAACGAAAAGCATTACTACGAGTCCATGCAtcagcaacaacagcaagACATGGCCCCTAGTCCCGTATCAAAACCCAGTCTCTGGATGCCACACAACTCCATCACCTCCTTCACAGCCGCAGACCACATCCCCTACACCGACAAGAAGCCCTCGCAAAAGGAACCCTTCGCCCTCGCAAACATCACCACAAGCCTCCCCATCATCCCCGTAAAAGCACACTCCCCAAAATACAACATGGCCTCCCCGCAAGACGAGTACGCCACCCCCACGTCAACCACCTCCGCCGCGCCCCTCCTCTCCTTCAGACCCTACGTCCCCTCGGAGCACGGCTTCTCGACCCCGTCAATAGGCAACGCGGCGGCGAGCTTTAGCCCGTCCACCACCTACGCCTCCCCGACCTCGGGAACGACGGCGAGCCCCCTGCTAAGCCAGGCCGGCTGGCCCGCGCCCGCCCCTGCGCATAATCGGCACATCCACACCGAGTCCTCGCCGCCTCCGTTGGTATCGGACGCGTCCAAGACCATCCCCGGCATCGTGCGGGATCTGGCGCGGCCGTTGCCGAAGAGGGTCACCTCGTTGGGAGGCAGCCCCGTGGAGAGCTATAAGATCCAGGTGGCGtttccgccgccgccgccgcacaAGAAGAGATAG
- a CDS encoding glycosyl hydrolase family 43: MLSTTSLRQYALLAAGLFSLGAFQPVLGAPVDALYVVGRDDKVLTPKINTDFPDPALVQGDDGLWYSFATNGNGKNIQVAKATQISGSWELLDNDALPNVGWATGSNTWAPDVRRLDNGSFIMYYSGEVKDGGGRHCIGVGISDIVTGPYKPTSEPWVCPFDQGGAIDAAGYYDEPTKKRYVVYKVDGNNVGNGGDCNNGVEPLVDTPIMLQEVEAYGISKVGDPVQILSRTAADGPLVEAPDLVRTEDGLYILFFSSFCFNSNNYNVNYATSRNIKGPYQRPSRMLLKTGDFNLTAPGGATSVAGGGQMLFHGNCPETSPQRCMYQTSYSVTGRDVIIS; the protein is encoded by the coding sequence ATGCTTTCAACAACATCACTACGGCAATATGCCCTCCTCGCAGCAGGTCTCTTCAGTCTAGGAGCTTTCCAACCCGTTCTTGGCGCACCAGTAGACGCCCTCTACGTCGTCGGCCGAGACGACAAGGTCCTCACGCCCAAGATCAACACCGACTTCCCAGACCCGGCCCTCGTTCAGGGTGACGACGGGCTCTGGTACTCCTTCGCGACTAACGGCAACGGCAAGAATATCCAGGTCGCGAAAGCCACGCAAATCTCCGGCTCGTGGGAACTCCTCGACAACGACGCCCTCCCCAACGTCGGCTGGGCCACGGGATCCAACACCTGGGCGCCCGACGTGCGGAGGCTCGACAACGGCAGCTTCATCATGTACTACTCTGGCGAAGTCAAGGACGGCGGCGGCCGGCACTGCATCGGCGTTGGCATTTCTGATATTGTCACGGGCCCTTACAAGCCGACGTCAGAACCGTGGGTGTGTCCGTTCGACCAGGGTGGTGCCATCGACGCTGCCGGTTACTACGATGAGCCGACCAAGAAGCGCTACGTGGTGTACAAGGTGGACGGCAACAACGTCGGCAACGGAGGCGACTGCAACAACGGCGTCGAGCCGCTCGTGGACACGCCCATCATGCTCCAGGAGGTCGAAGCGTACGGCATCAGCAAAGTCGGCGACCCGGTGCAGATCCTCAGCCGGACGGCGGCCGACGGACCCCTGGTGGAGGCGCCGGACCTAGTGCGCACCGAGGACGGGCTGTATATTTTGTTCTTCAGCAGCTTCTGCTTCAACTCGAACAATTACAACGTCAACTACGCGACGAGCAGGAACATCAAGGGCCCCTATCAGCGGCCGTCGAGGATGCTGCTTAAGACGGGCGACTTCAACCTCACGGCGCCCGGCGGCGCGACGAGCGTTGCTGGGGGCGGGCAGATGCTGTTTCACGGCAACTGTCCCGAGACTTCGCCTCAGCGGTGCATGTATCAGACGAGCTATTCGGTTACCGGCAGAGATGTCATCATCAGTTAA
- a CDS encoding centromere/microtubule-binding protein cbf5, giving the protein MRPTTSALVLGLALSRVSAIHVATGSPCQTLCGNVLDATTKNDVVCDEHSYSSSAGSVYQQCVSCELTSDFTTSTNETDTQWALYNPNVGSSPCLTSDLASNVTEFEYCDVWDHNQVASFLTILDAGCQQKPVPGTTISVDGSPFSKTRVNITEPTPTNTYVSDYDSGPISLGGKVGIAIGGVVLLLVVTGFCIVWNGKRRRRAFLKTLEMKQQSGGGRSGWPTPLNTSGIGGTPLSQKPLRTWDASPQSQGPSRGWDDSPMSANGEQPYTRYFSPYSSQYNSPVSGTEAPAMQWPVNDANPQRQPQEIGLALGGDSQEQRWNDSKGKERSESYEMRDVEPEWDARQRYPSPPNVQQPAHTVYAEHNPAAYHGLTEEDLRRGFKSSNTTRPSIPTFTSQRQTPIAPDTPLSVRFNSEIMAMEIVKHGEEEEFAIKPQASVPHLDTSSWPLLLKNYDKRKLLPVLVRTGHFTPIPAGCSPLKRDIKSYISSGVINLDKPSNPSSHEVVAWVKRILRVEKTGHSGTLDPKVTGCLIVCVDRATRLVKSQQSAGKEYVAVIRLHDKLPGGKVQFARALETLTGALFQRPPLISAVKRQLRIRTIHESKLIEFDNDRHLGVFWVSCEAGTYIRTLCVHLGLLLGVGGHMQELRRVRSGAMGESKEMVTLHDVLDAQWTMDNTRDESYLRKVISPLETLLTGYKRVVVKDSAVNAVCYGAKLMLPGLLRYESEIEVHDEVVLMTTKGEAIALGIAQMSTVEMSTCDHGVVAKVKRCIMERDLYPRRWGLGPLASEKKKMKADGKLDKYGRPNEATPAKWVSEYKDFGAPAGEAAPAAAAPATPQKAVESTTATPAAVTPANAEDDGESKKRKKHEGETPDEKAERKRRKAEKKAAKAAKKAAKGGADDDDDSE; this is encoded by the exons ATGCGTCCTACGACGAGTGCCCTTGTGCTAGGCCTTGCCCTCAGCCGGGTATCGGCTATCCACGTGGCAACTGGTTCACCTTGCCAGACACTATGCGGCAACGTACTCGATGCGACGACCAAGAACGACGTTGTATGCGACGAGCACTCGTACTCCAGCAGCGCCGGTTCTGTATACCAGCAATGTGTGTCTTGCGAGTTGACCAGTGACTTTACGACCAGCACCAACGAGACAGACACGCAATGGGCGTTGT ACAACCCAAATGTCGGATCAAGCCCGTGTCTCACAAG TGATCTGGCTTCCAACGTCACCGAGTTTGAGTACTGCGATGTCTGGGATCATAACCAGGTCGCCAGCT TTCTTACCATCCTTGACGCGGGCTGCCAGCAAAAACCCGTGCCCGGCACTACAATTTCTGTTGACGGGTCTCCATTCTCAAAAACTCGGGTCAACATCACGGAGCCAACGCCGACGAACACGTACGTCTCGGACTACGACAGCGGTCCCATCAGTCTCGGCGGCAAGGTTGGAATTGCGATTGGAGGCGTTGTTCTCCTTCTTGTGGTTACCGGTTTCTGCATCGTGTGGAACGGGAAGAGGAGACGTAGAGCATTCTTGAAGACACTCGAAATGAAACAGCAGAGTGGCGGCGGTCGGTCCGGATGGCCAACGCCGCTGAATACCAGTGGCATCGGCGGTACTCCCCTCAGCCAGAAGCCCTTGCGAACCTGGGACGCCTCGCCGCAGAGCCAGGGGCCTTCTCGTGGATGGGACGACTCACCGATGAGTGCCAATGGGGAACAACCGTACACGAGATACTTCTCTCCATACTCTTCTCAGTACAACAGCCCAGTGAGCGGTACCGAGGCACCTGCCATGCAATGGCCGGTAAACGACGCGAACCCCCAAAGACAACCTCAAGAAATTGGTCTTGCGCTTGGAGGAGATAGCCAAGAGCAGAGGTGGAATGACTCGAAAGGAAAAGAGCGATCGGAGTCGTACGAGATGAGAGATGTTGAGCCTGAGTGGGACGCCCGACAGAGGTACCCAAGCCCACCCAACGTCCAGCAGCCGGCGCACACGGTGTACGCTGAACACAACCCGGCGGCCTACCACGGTCTGACAGAGGAGGATCTGCGGAGAGG CTTCAAGTCCTCCAACACCACGAGACCTTCCATTCCGACGTTCACGAGCCAACGTCAGACACCCATTGCACCTGACACGCCTTTGTCGGTTCGGTTCAATTCGGAAATAATGGCCATGGAAATTGTCAAGCacggcgaggaggaggagttcGCCATCAAGCCCCAGGCCTCTGTCCCTCACCTGGACACGAGCAGCTGGCCTCTGTTGCTCAAGAACTACGACAAGCGCAA GCTTCTTCCAGTTCTCGTCCGGACGGGTCACTTCACCCCCATTCCGGCAGGATGCAGCCCTCTGAAGAGAGACATCAAGTCCTACATCTCTTCCGGTGTCATCAACCTTGACAAGCCCTCCAAC CCCAGTTCCCACGAGGTTGTCGCTTGGGTCAAGCGTATCCTTCG CGTTGAGAAGACCGGTCACAGCGGTACCCTTGATCCCAAGGTCACTG GTTGCTTGATTGTTTG CGTCGACCGTGCCACCAGACTCGTCAAGTCCCAGCAGTCTGCTGGTAAGGAGTATGTTGCCGTCATCCGCCTTCACGACAAGCTGCCCGGCGGCAAGGTCCAGTTCGCCCGCGCTCTCGAGA CTTTGACTGGTGCCCTCTTCCAGCGCCCTCCTTTGATCTCTGCCGTCAAGCGTCAGCTGCGTATCCGTACCATTCACGAGAGCAAGCTCATCGAGTTCGATAAT GATCGCCACCTCGGTGTCTTCTGGGTTTCTTGCGAAGCTGGAACCTACATCCGTACCCTCTGCGTCCATCTC GGTCTGTTGCTCGGTGTTGGTGGCCACATGCAGGAGCTCCGAAGAGTGCGCTCTGGTGCCATGGGCGAGAGCAAGGAGATGGTTACTCTGCACGACGTGCTTGATGCTCAGTGGACCATGGACAACACCAGGGATGAGTCTTACCTGCGCAAGGTCATCTCTCCCCTGGAGACTCTTCTCACTGGCTACAAGCGTGTTGTGGTCAAGGACAGCGCT GTCAACGCTGTCTGCTACGGTGCTAAGCTTATGCTTCCCGGTCTTCTGAGATACG AGTCCGAAATTGAGGTTCACGATGAGGTCGTTCTCATGACCACCAAGGGTGAGGCCATCGCCCTCGGCATTGCTCAGATGTCCACCGTCGAGATGTCGACATGCG ATCACGGCGTGGTTGCCAAGGTCAAGAGATGCATCATGGAGCGCGACTTGTACCCCAGAAGATGGGGTCTTGGTCCCCTCGCCtccgagaagaagaagatgaagGCCGACGGCAAGCTCGACAAGTACGGCCGCCCCAACGAGGCCACTCCCGCCAAGTGGGTGTCGGAGTACAAGGACTTCGGAGCTCCTGCTGGTGAGGCTGCTCCTGCAGCGGCGGCTCCGGCCACTCCCCAAAAGGCGGTGGAGTCTACGACAGCTACTCCCGCCGCAGTCACCCCTGCCAATGCCGAGGATGATGGCGAGTCCAAGAAACGCAAGAAGCACGAGGGCGAGACACCCGACGAGAAGGCGGAGCGCAAGCGTCGGAAGGCTGAGAAGAAGGCGGCCAAGGCCGCGAAGAAGGCAGCCAAGGGTGGTGctgacgacgatgacgacagCGAGTAA
- a CDS encoding N-terminal amidase yields MRIGCLQFAPQVGDVDNNLNRADSVLSKANPDDLDILVLPELAFSGYNFKSLQHISPFLEHSGSGITSLWARTTALKYNCNVVVGYPEKVDVSDNWPTSPEYYNSAIVVNGDGETIANYRKTFLYYTDETWALEGQAFFDGFIPGLGNASMGICMDLNPYKFEAPWHEFEFAFHILECESNVVIMSMAWMTREDARMFSRMPNEPDMDTLTYWVTRLEPLIRSENGEEVIVIFCNRTGIEDEAVYAGTSAVIGIQDGEVKIYGLLGRGEKELLVIDTNNAPYAKLVHRPEPNHPSVLHGELEKMNPSPASSTPTGSGSSQSSQTNKSQPNDAANTPTGSKKNSPGKPPSVIPFKDSVAIRRVRPSPQIQIPPLQSSAGALSLDSPSLPTPTAPSPTPLSMRPKLVIPQSPSSQIWQSFSPVPQSTQSTHSVRSVLSNHSVTSNGRAPADSTPYPDSAQPLSGYPRFPERMIYDGQVVIAQAPYSPMTSTGSQSPMSPRYFWRPSDTLLKTPMEPRVRTAAPEPPIMKHAPSSTYQNLSMWPQFDPTGRSHSSNTVRTAVTAVTAKKDETDSRKQKKADSSRRKEAQPPKSRSASKSRNEEPSLAANGATQTSSTHDATPARPSSPKSRHASRSRMRDRSDSALAHRVQAAAITQHLENISKRAESVNRDRNSPNDTEAVQVDRPSSPKSRNCSRSRPTRRLSSILIAASPSIFPDDSTRPASAALVEGPKTEQPRSMSRMGHRARSESISHGGRNASRDTRTRARTPVPDARVPNRPASRTASRGRQPGPVFSPPKMSPSERPPTARGMSATHATPVNRKRRPSANNTSSTSPGNAPADFEKIEAVLHPSCPVHGRHSTSGVRPPENAATQEPSESSDLALRRSLSTPATANGSAVQFGSIESSISQNPRFSAIANTQPSDVTSLSETVGTVSTTSRSPSTPFFEPKTPTAMVIIRDLEDAAFGIASQEKETGLAELRCVDRNLGVSAVA; encoded by the exons ATGAGGATCGGTTGCCTTCAGTTTGCTCCCCAGGTGGGCGATGTTGACAATAACCTCAACCGCGCCGACTCAGTCTTGAGCAAAGCGAACCCCGACGATCTAGATATTCTAGTACTTCCTGAGCTGGCTTTCTCAG GGTACAACTTCAAGTCGTTGCAACACATATCGCCCTTTCTTGAGCATTCCGGCTCCGGAATAACTTCTCTCTGGGCTCGAACTACGGCTCTCAAATACAACTGCAATGTCGTTGTTGGCTACCCGGAAAAGGTCGACGTATCCGACAACTGGCCAACCAGTCCGGAGTACTACAATTCGGCCATTGTAGTCAATGGGGACGGAGAGACCATAGCCAACTATAGGAAGACGTTCCTTTACTACACTGATGAGACATGGGCTTTGGAAGGTCAGGCGTTCTTCGACGGCTTCATTCCTGGGCTGGGAAACGCCTCGATGGGTATTT GCATGGATCTGAA TCCGTACAAGTTTGAAGCCCCCTGGCACGAGTTTGAATTCGCTTTTCATATACTCGAGTGCGAGTCCAATGTGGTCATCATGTCAATGGCATGGATGACCCGGGAAGATGCGCGCATGTTTAGTCGCATGCCGAACGAACCTGACATGGACACATTGACTTATTGGGTCACTCGCTTGGAGCCTTTGATCAGATCAGAAAACGGCGAGGAGGTTATCGTTATCTTTTGCAACAGAACTGGTATCGAGGACGAGGCTGTCTATGCCGGCACGAGTGCGGTCATTGGCATTCAGGACGGTGAGGTCAAAATCTATGGTCTCCTGGGTCGTGGCGAAAAGGAACTACTGGTCATTGATACCAACAATGCGCCTTACGCCAAGCTCGTTCACCGCCCCGAACCCAACCATCCATCAGTTCTACATGGAGAGTTGGAGAAGATGAATCCATCACCGGCATCCAGCACACCGACTGGGTCCGGAAGCTCTCAGTCGTCTCAAACCAACAAATCTCAACCGAACGATGCAGCAAACACACCGACCGGCTCGAAGAAGAATTCCCCAGGAAAGCCTCCTTCTGTTATTCCTTTCAAAGACTCAGTTGCAATAAGGAGAGTCAGACCATCGCCGCAGATTCAGATTCCTCCTCTACAGAGCTCAGCGGGGGCACTTAGTCTGGATAGCCCAAGCCTACCGACCCCCACTGCACCTAGCCCTACGCCACTTTCCATGCGACCGAAGTTGGTTATACCGCAATCTCCATCATCGCAAATCTGGCAGTCATTCAGTCCTGTTCCCCAGAGCACGCAGTCGACTCATTCGGTCCGCTCAGTACTCTCAAACCATTCCGTCACATCGAATGGTAGGGCGCCTGCAGATAGCACGCCTTATCCCGACAGTGCCCAGCCTCTAAGCGGATACCCCAGGTTTCCAGAGAGGATGATCTATGACGGCCAGGTAGTGATTGCTCAAGCCCCTTACAGCCCTATGACTTCGACAGGTAGCCAGTCTCCTATGTCGCCTCGTTACTTCTGGCGACCATCAGACACTCTTCTGAAGACGCCCATGGAACCTCGTGTTAGGACAGCTGCTCCGGAGCCACCGATCATGAAGCATGCTCCTTCATCGACGTACCAGAACCTCTCGATGTGGCCACAGTTTGATCCTACGGGGCGCTCTCATAGCTCGAATACTGTCCGAACCGCCGTCACGGCTGTGACAGCCAAAAAGGACGAGACGGATTCGAGAAAGCAGAAGAAAGCCGACTCTTCCCGGCGTAAAGAAGCCCAGCCGCCTAAATCGAGAAGTGCAAGCAAGTCGCGCAACGAAGAACCCTCACTAGCCGCGAATGGAGCCACCCAGACGTCCTCTACTCACGATGCCACTCCTGCCCGTCCCTCGTCTCCCAAGTCTCGTCACGCCAGTCGTTCTAGAATGCGCGACCGCTCCGACTCAGCGCTTGCTCATCGCGTGCAGGCTGCGGCAATTACTCAGCACTTGGAAAACATCTCCAAAAGAGCAGAATCAGTGAACAGGGATCGAAACTCCCCGAATGACACCGAGGCCGTTCAAGTTGATCGTCCATCCTCTCCGAAATCTCGCAACTGTAGTCGTAGCCGTCCTACGAGAAGACTCTCCTCGATCCTGATCGCCGCAAGTCCTAGCATCTTCCCGGACGATTCTACGCGACCGGCTTCCGCTGCTTTGGTCGAAGGCCCCAAGACGGAACAACCACGGTCCATGTCTAGAATGGGACATCGTGCAAGAAGCGAGTCCATTTCCCATGGGGGCAGAAACGCCTCGAGGGATACACGTACTCGAGCGCGAACCCCGGTGCCCGATGCCAGAGTTCCAAATCGACCTGCTTCTCGCACCGCCAGTCGAGGTCGCCAACCCGGGCCGGTGTTCTCACCACCCAAGATGTCGCCGAGTGAGAGACCTCCGACCGCCAGGGGAATGTCAGCCACCCATGCCACTCCTGTGAACAGAAAACGAAGGCCATCCGCAAACAACACTTCCTCTACCTCTCCTGGCAATGCACCTGCAGACTTTGAAAAGATTGAGGCGGTTCTTCACCCCAGCTGTCCAGTTCATGGGCGACATTCGACAAGCGGCGTGCGGCCACCGGAGAACGCAGCTACTCAAGAGCCTAGCGAGTCTTCTGACTTGGCCCTCAGGAGATCTCTCTCGACTCCCGCCACAGCAAACGGCAGTGCGGTCCAGTTCGGGTCGATAGAGAGCAGCATTTCGCAAAATCCACGATTTTCAGCCATTGCCAACACGCAGCCGAGCGATGTGACCTCGCTCTCTGAGACGGTCGGGACGGTTTCGACAACTAGCCGTTCGCCTTCTACACCTTTTTTCGAGCCAAAGACTCCGACTGCCATGGTGATCATTCGGGACCTGGAGGACGCGGCCTTTGGAATAGCTAGTCAGGAGAAAGAGACTGGCTTGGCGGAGTTGAGGTGCGTGGATAGAAACTTGGGAGTTTCTGCCGTTGCTTAG